ACTTCTTAGAATAGGATATCTGAATCTGATCCAGGATCCCTAAGGGAGTCCATGAATAGAGGTGGCAGGTCTGCAATTCCCTGACACTGTGGGCAAAATAAGTACTGATGAAACCAACTTTAAGGCTAGTCAATGAAGCCAAATATTGCAATGTGGCTGCCATTTTGCTGAGACAAAAAGTCTGCTGTTTGGTGGAAACTCAGGCATGGGTGGGGACAGCGACCCTCTGTTGGAGACAGAGGAGGACCGCAGACACGTGGGTCACTTCCCAAGCTTCCTCTCTGAATGACCTCTGTACGTGCCCCTGAGGCTTAGCCTCCACGCACGCCTGCAAAGCAATGTCTGCTCCGACTCTGCTTTGCAACGTTCGTGAAGGTGATGTCCTCCCTGAGAACACTGTGGCTTGGGGCTTTGGAGTCGAGTGGGATTCTCTGGGTCCTGGAGTCCACGGTGGGTACTTCTCAGAGAAAATGAGATACAGAGAAGTTGGGTACTTCTCAGAGAAAAATATTGTTTCCTAAGTaatgagaaaaatacaagaaaagatcCCTGCCCTTCACTGGGCTCAGAGACAGCTCAGCGTTAAACATACATTGGCAAAGACGGGGGCAAAGGCCACGTGGACGGGTCACTGGGAACGCCAGAAAGCAGGGACCGCGAGGGGCGTAGCGAGCTGACAAATACCTTGTATGTggtttcatgtttaaaaaaagtctggtattgggacgcctggggggctcagtgggttaagccgctgcctttggctcaggttgtgatcccagcgtcctgggatcgagtcccacatcgggctccttgctcggtggggagcctgcttctccctctccctctatctgcctgccactctgtctgcctgtgctcactctctctgacaaataaataaataaaatctttaaaaaaaaattttaaaagtctggtaTCAGCAACAGCGGAGATCAAACTTGGTCCTCATCAACTATTCCGTACATGCTTTTAGCATCATTTCCCTGAGAGACAAATACTGTTTTACTCAGGAGAAGACCAGCGCTTAGAAACCTTGATTACATCCCACCAAACCTCTGATATTATCAGTTCTCCCAAGGCTGCCTTCTCCAAGGCAAGACGGCTCTCTGAACTGAAGTCTAGAAAtcctcttggggtgggggtggatttCTCttgaagagggagagtttgagaACCACCTCCGTCGTGGAACTTGCACCTTCACATTTACAATAGCACGTGCTTCTCCCGACATTTGACGTTGCCTTCCCCAAATCACTCTCCACCACATCACTCTCTGTTATTTTGTTCTTAGCACCGTAGCGTTCGTGCTGTTTGAAAAgatcatttatggtttgtctgctCGGTTTTCTTTGCCAGGTGTGGGGAGTGAAGTCCTGGAAAAGAGCTTCTGTGTGAGTCTAACGACCAAGAGACTGCCCATTAAAAACATCAAGACCTACACTATCAAGGAGGGCCCCATGAGAGCAGTAATGTGAGTTTGTGTCCCCGGAGCCGGGGACTGGATGGGACCCGCTGTGGAGAAACACTGCCCTCCTCAGGAAGCCGGCGTGGGGGAGACCTCAAGGGACCCAGCCGCCCCTTTGTTCTAGTTAACCATGGCTTCCTGTAGCATCAAATAACAATTACCAGAAAAATCTGACAATCGAATAAGGAGTGCTATCCTCCTCTCGATTTGGTTTAGCAGAAGAACCTGACTGGGACGGACGGCTGTGGTGCTCAGTTCGGAGGGTCAGGGTGGGAGACGGCTGGCTGGAGTCGGGACCAGACCATAGGGCCGCACCGGTGCGGggtgcttctctcccttccttagGGTGTGCTGGAGTGAAGGACAGTGCCATGTTTTATCACTTACCGTATCTCAAGGGAATGTGCGGAAAACTAGCCTCCCTAGTGCCATTCTCTTTCCAGGATCTCGTTTTCAGAGTAGCAGCTCTTCCCAACACATGATTGCAATTTTacccaaagaaattaaataaagaaatcaccTCTGTCCAGAAAACAAGATAAGTGTGTCCAGatgtgaaaaggaagagaaatggaatgACTGAACGAGATGACCGGCAGGTCCGGCGTAGTTCCAGCCGTTGGCAGCTCGGACGGACGGAGGTGTCTGAGAATCACGATGAATGAAGGCGGCCGGCTTTCCCCCTCCTTGAGACTCCGGAGGGCCGCAGCAACAgccttttgctttttctgtgtcccTACCAAGGGCTGCAGGAAGGGAGCCGTCCTACTGTTAAGAGGCACCAGGGTATTTCCTGGACGTATTTCTCTTTTGTGTTCCAATAGAAAGGTTTTCATTTCTGGTGTCATCGGAGAACAATTTCTGCACGAAATATCTTGTATCTGGTCTGATCTCAACTCCCGGCTCCACGGCATGGGGATGTGACTAACTCTGTCTTTTCCCTGCTTTGCAGCCTTATTACCAGACGTGGCTTTAAAATCTGCGCTGACCCACAAGCTGACTGGGTGAAAAAGGCAATAGAGGGTGTGGACAAGTCTACCAGGAGAAACGTGAAACAGACCAAGCCCACAGGAGCCCAATATTCCACCAACACAGCTGTAACCCCGACCGCGTAGTGGCCTTCTGGCCGCTCACGTCACTGGCCAGCCAGCTCGTTTCCCTTTATAAAACTCCTGGACTAATTTGATCATATTCACTTTTTATAAAAGTGCCGTGTGAGCCACCTTACTTTCTTGTATTGTATTTTTCATGTCCTTCTCCACTTAGAtgtttcattaataaatatttattatgaaggATAATCTCAAAGTCTATTCGCTACATATTGGGAAAGGTAACAAATcatttgtgttctgtctctctcctaaCTGTATGTCCCTCTGATGGTATTCATGATGGGAGAGATTTTGGCCGCTGTTTACCAGGGATGAAACCTATTTAGTCATCATTGTTAGGTTCCAGCTTGCAAGTGACAGTGGTAACAGCGTGACAAGTGACAGTTGCGACAGTGGCAACAATTTAAGATCTGTTTCACCTGTCTTCATAGTAGAGTTCTGTTGACGCAATAGGGGAGAAGGGAGCCGACGGCCGCTGCGTGTCCGTCCTGCGGGTCCCCACTGAGAAGCGGCTTCACTCGTGTTTGGTCTCTAGCAagttctcttcccctctctgtgcttcttttcatttcctaAGAAAGGACACAAACACAGGGCTCGTCAGTTCTCTGATTTGTCAAGGGAGCAAACGTTAGACTTTTGGTGAAAAGATACTTTATTCAAATAACAGGCAGTGTTCTTTGAAGCGCGCCATGACCTTGCTGCCTTTCTGTGACGTCTGTAATCGTCACTGCTGTATCTAGGTGTGCTTGTCTGTCGGTCCTCTCTCCTCAAACCCTGTCCACCCGGGACCTCCTTGAATGTGATCACAGCTTGCACTAAAGTTTTAGTCAAGTGTTCATCTAGGCATTCAGTAGCCCAGATGTACGCTCCGCTGTATTTTCATTAAATTGCGAATTTGATTCACGTTTATGCCTATACTGTCCAAGTGGGCCGCGGTGCACACATCCGGTTCTGACTCTAACTAGTGAGGACTAACTGTGCCCCGATCATCTCGAGGCAAGAGCGAGTACTGACTGCTCTCCGGTCACCAGTATCAAGGGCTTTCAGAGAAGAACTGAGGGCAGCTGGCTGGGGTCTGCTCACCACCGTCGCCGTGAGTGGAAGCATTAGAAAGCTGCTCCCCAGCAAAGGTGAGCGCATCTGTCCTCTCCCGCTTCTATTTGCCCACGATAATTTTCAAAGCTGGTGTGGAAGGAAAAACAcgaagaagaaaatacttgcttTACGAGGGATGACACATAGCATAGTCAtaggagaggaagggaacagaTTCTGGACTGAGGTGTGTAGCTGAGTTCCCAAATGTGTCCCAGACCCTAGAGGGTTCCATGAGATAATAATGATGCGGCAAATGGAAGATACGGGTGCGCACATCTCGTTCACTTACCGTATCACCCAGGGCTGCTGTATGATGTCAAGGGATTTTAGCCAAGTGGGGCACGAAGCTTTTAACGAATTGACTGgattttttgaatttgtttgtGTAGGACCTGAGTTTGCTAGCTGTCGTCTGGTGGTTTTCTGGATTTTAATTCAATTTGAAGAAATACTGTAAGAAGAGATctcagaatattattttctttttttagggacTGCCGCCACTCTCTGTGCTGATGACATCTTGTACTAACATTTACTCTAAAACGCACCAATTTGTACTGAAATTGCTCACTTGGCTCTctgtgtcctcccctccccttccccacaacTAGACTGGGGACTGCTCGTGTGTATTATTCAGAGCCCAGGACAGAGCTGTAGGGCATCGTTGATATCTGCTGGATGAGTGGAGGAAGAAGACatgttcccttctttccttcattctatgTTTACTCTTCAGcagttctaaaattatatttaactcaaaataaactaaaaaaaaatttttaggggcacctggatggcttcatcattaagcctctgccttcggctcaggtcatgatcccagggtcctgggatcgagccccgcatcgggctctctgctcagcagggagcctgcttctccctctccctatcccctgcttgtgttccctctctcgctctctctctgtgtcaaataaataaataaaatctttttaaaagattttattaagattaaaagattaaaaaatctttttttaagattttatttatttatttggcacagagagagagcgagagagggatggagaaaagtggggagtggcgggggggggaagcaggctccatgctgagcagagagcccggatgcggggctccatcccaggaccctgggatcacgacctgagcgaaggcagatgcttacctgactgagccacccaggaaccctcaaaataaacttttttctttttttaaaaaaggatgttcAGTTCAGCAAACATTTTGGGGTACTTTCTTCAGGGCAAGCACTGTGTTCAGCTCTGGATATATCAGGATAAGTAAAGCACCGTTTCTGCCCTGCGGAACTCACAGGCTCGTGGGTGGACTCTCAGCACAGGGCTTAGAACAGGAAGTAACAAAAACACGTTCAGGAAACAGAGATGGCGGAAAGGGAGTGATTATCTTGGGAATGATCTGAAAGGATTTTTGATTTTACGTATAATTATGAATTATTACTCATTAAAAATGCCTGCAAGATTCACCTTTGGTTGGTTTGGGAAAGATGTTGTTACCTGTTTGTCTCTGCACTAGGAAATTCCTCGCTGTGATTATAATATTTGTGCAGTATTTTATGCTCCTCTAGGTATCTGGGGTAAGAACACGGTGAGTCTAAAGCCGTCTCTGTAATTGAATTGCTGAGAAAAAGGGGCCGCGCCGAGACTGAATGTCTTGGCCAAGAGCACGGAGTTCCgtgaggtgggggctgggaaggggctgggaggggcgcTGGACCCGGCGACGTTGGAACGTGGCCTGGCGCGGCGTGTGACACGTTCTCCCGTTCGCTCTCGGGCCTTTTCCGCTTACCCAGCGTGCGGATCAGCGGCGCTTGACGGCCCGACCCTGGTGGCGGCTCAGGTCACGCCACATGCCTGGGGCCGGCCGGCTCCGTTCCAGACTCCGCAGCTGTGGGGACCAGGGCCGGGCGGGGAAAACGGCGCTTGCAGAATCACCCTGGTACTTGCATTGTTGATTGGCTCAGACCGGGTCTGTGGGACCAAGAGTGGTCGACAaccaagaggaaggaagaggcaggtTGAGAAGCAGAAAACCGGGTATTCGTGCGTTCTAGAGGGCCACAGACTGAGCCTTTCCCGATTTACCCGGTGTCCCGCGCGTTGTTGAGCACTTGTAGAGCACGAGGGACGCAGGGTCTAGTCTGCTGTTACAGCCCGTGACCCGGGGGCACGACACGCAGTCCCCAGAGGTGGATGTTCCCGACAGCACAGCCCAGGTGTCCTTCCCTAGAGAGCCCTGTGACGTCCCCGGCCTGGGCGACCGCCCTCTCAAGCGCCCACTCAGCCCCTGGGCGTAGCTCGGTGGTTCCTCATTTCGCTCTGAAATGccagttacttttctttttttgttgtcctACTTGGTCGTTGGGGTAAGGACCATGAATTTGGTTTCTCTGTGTCTAGGGCCTGGCATAGCTCCCGGGACTCCACGGTCCCGCAGTAAGTTTTTGTGGAATATGTACGGTATCATATACATCTACCCCAAAGTTATCATAAAAAGCTGTAGGCACGCCGAAGGGAGGGGGGTTACAAGGGCCCTGGGGGAGCTGGGAAAAGCTCTGCAGGACGGGGTTCAGAAACTGTGCCTTTGGACCCAGAAGCCTTCCAGGAGGAGAAGTTAGAAGCGCTGCCCCTGCAGGGGAGGCGGGGCACATAGCCGAGGGACACGTCTCATTTCGGGACGTCTGGGATGGAGACGCAGGTCACAGAGGCCGGGTAGCTGAGGCTACGCTGAGAAGCCCAAGCGCCCCGGGAAAGGGTAGGACATTCAGTGGAGCACGGGCGCCGTCTGGGCTGGGAGCACCGGCTTCAGGGAGCGCCGACGAGGGTCGGGGTGGAGGGCAAGTGAGGCGGCCTCGAGCCTCGAGCCAGGCTGCAGGGGCGGGGGCTTGGATGCGGTCGCTGGCGTGGGGACGGGAGCGAGGGGCCGGGCGGGACCGGCCCGGTTAGCAGCGGGGGTGGAGAAGCGAGGCTGCTCGCAGGCTCCCCGCGGGGACCACTGGTTCCGTCCGACTGTTAAGATTTTAGTCTAATGTCTGGTGTGGTCCcgaagaaagagggggaaacagtacgaaggggaaggggtgaggcGACGGAGGAGACCGGGAGGGGCGGAAAGCCTGTGCCAGCCTCATGCTCAGGTCTCCAGACAAAGGCCCAAGCTGCGTCTTTCTTCCTCTCCGACAGACAGACAGTCTCTTTACAAGGACGAAGTAAAAATAGCGCGGAGTATCTGTGAAGTTCTGCGCCCCTTGGGGAGGCCAAGGTCTGCATCGACGGAACGCGGTATCTGCCGGTGAGTCACCGGGGTTATTTCAGGAGGGATTTGTCACACGGCCGTGGGCGGCAGAGAGGAGCGGAGAGATGAATCCTAACGCGAGAGGCGGAGAGAAGGGACCAGAAAAGGCTTTGAGTGGGGACTGGGGGCGACTGGGGGGCGGTGTTGAGGACAGAGCGGGGAGTGGAGGCTGAGGGGACGTTTCTTCTCgctctgggctctggggggcACTAGCTAAGACCTGGGACCGGCAGCTGCGgtgcagggacagagggacagagggacagaggcgTGAGCAGGAATCCCAGCCGAGAAGCAGCTGCCCTGCCCGGCCTTCCCAGAGAAGGTCCAGCCGCTCCGCGCGCCGCCTGTCGCTTTCTGTCGCGCCGTCCGCCGGGAGTCAGTGCTAAGGCtgtgcctctgcctccttcccaaaCCTGCCGTTTCTGTCATCAAGGCAGAATGCGGGATGAGGTGTCACATTCTAGACTACGGAAACACAAGGCACACGGCCGGATTGAGGTGGTTTAATCAGAACCACCAAACCCTACGGGAGGGACGACGGGCCTCCGTTTCCCTGAAGAGGGGACAGAGGGGGCCGCGCAGGCAGACCAGCCCGTCGGAAGCAGTGGCGGAGAGACAGGACCGAGGTCCTCATGGGACCCCCCCTTCTCCCCGACCTAATCCCTCTCGGGGCAGATGCTCGTGTGATCCGGAGCCTTAGTTCTGTCTGGATGTGCACACGAGCTTTACCGCTTACTGCATAGGCGAGCTCAGGAAAATTTCCcagtttctctgtgcctcaaccTGGGATCACAACGTGCTGAAGAGTACTGCGAGGGCTGACGCGGTTAGAACAGGGCTTGGCGCAAAGTGAAGGCTCCATAGATGTTAGCTTTTACTATCCTAGTGGGTAGGGTGGAGAGCGCCAGGCTGAAAGGGAAGGCAGACGGAGAAGGGTAGACACGTGGGGACCTCCAGGGTTTCCTGGAGGCTGACGCCTGCTGGTCGAGGCGTTTATCGCCATCATTTAGGCAAAACTGGAtttaattttccatattttcttaataattgcATCTAATCATACAGTGTTCTATGGAGTACTTGAACCAGgagaatcttcatttttttaaaaaagagactacGGTCAAATGCATTTAGGAAATGATCATACCATCCCCTGTGCTCTTGGAGAATCATGGCTATAGCTGCTCCGAGTCTCCGAGAAGGTGCTGGGAGAGAGGTGACTGACGAAGGCCACTTACCTCACTGTGTCCCCAAGTTATCCTGGAACCAACCTCCTCTCCACACACAGTTTACCAACAGCGCAGGAACACCTACCCAACAGAAACTCCTCACGACCCTTGAGGGGAAACACCTACGTAGGTCCATAATGTTGAAAGCACAAAGCTACAACCCACTAGAGCACCGCCACGACCAGAAAGAGGAATCGAGTCCAGGTCCGCTTACTTCTCGTCTCCGTAACCTGGTGGAGGCGACAGTGCCGCTTTGGAAAGGTCTGTTATCtggagtgcgtgtgtgtgtacgtgtgtgtgtatgtgtgtgtacatgtgtgcgtACGTGtgcgtacgtgtgtgtgcatgcgtgtgagtatgtgtgtatgtgtgtacgtgtgtgcgtaCGTGCATGTGTGCtcgtgtgcatgcgtgtgcgtaCGTGTATGTGTGCGTacatgtgtgcgtgcgcgtgtgtatgtgtgtgtacgtgtgtgctcATGCGCATGTGAAGTGCTGAGTCTTTGTTTCCTTTATGTCGTCGTTGACCAGGCTCTGCCCGAAGCTCCCACCTACCCCCCTCGCTGAATATCTGCTATGAACGAGACGTCACGCTGAGTACTCTGGGGCCAAAGGGGAGTACTTGAAGGTTCTGACTTGCCTCTCTCGGTGGCTGTGTGCGCCCTTCGTTATGCCTGGAGGGCGACACTCTGCCTCCGCCTTCCTTTCGCAGTCATGGCTTTCCGTCTCAGGTGCCACTGCCGCCAAGAAACCGCTCCTGTTCTGCAGCTGGATCTCATCTGTGGCTTCTCTACACCTCCAGGCTTTTCTTACACCCTTCATTTTACTCTGCCCCAAATTGTAGAGATTTGTAAACTTTGTAATCCCTCAAAAAAATCGGAAGTTCTCGGCAGCCGGGACCGTGTCTCATTCATCCCTGCGCTTCCTGCAGAGCCGACAGCAAGGCTCTCCCGCAGTCTGTGCTCGACATACAGTCGCTGAATTGGACCGGTTGAAAGGAACATAAGTTCCCCGTCACCTGAGCTGTTCAGATCACATCTGTGGGTAAGACTGGCACGGGAGGATATAAGGACAATAGAAGATAGAGGTGACTGGTCGTCGCCTCGTTAATGGGATGGACTGGCTCAGCGCCGGCTGACTGGTAGTGGCTGCCTGGATTTCTGTATTTGACGAGAACCTGAGGCTGTTTCTTGACTAGTGGGCAGAGGGCTGTGGTCAGTTATTGGTCTCTTCCTTGGGTTAGGAGCTCACTGGTGGCATTCAGATGACGTGGGACCCTGGTGGGTCGGCAGTGCATGGAGCGGAGCAGAGGCAGGTTATTCTGGCTGGGAGCTGCTTGCAGAAGGCTTGTGCCGTGCAGACAGATATTTCTACGGGGCCGTGAAAGAGAAGTAGGATTTAAAAACCAATGAGGAGcagcaatataaaaaaatgaaggtgTGGTTGGGtaagaaatcaagattttttttggaTTGCCTCATTAATTTTCCTCTTCTAGTTGATGCTAAATGTCCTGAAGTCAAGTTCTGCGCCACTCATGGCTGCACACCAGTCTCCGGAGGACTGTCCGGCACCGTGTCAGCCCCAGGCCGGTGTGTGCTAAATGAGCAGGGAGGGTGGCCAGGATGGTTATGATGACACGGAGGACACCTGTCATACACTTCATCTTGCAGTCACTTGGAAGAGTTGGTATTATTTAGGGGACAGCTGGAGTGCCATGGGGGTGTCCGTGGTATTGGAGGGCTGTAGCTCACAGCTGATGAAGGTGATTCACTTCAATCCATTGCCCAGGACCAACCTCGTCACAGCATCACACACCCGCACCCGCACCAGGAGGAAATTGAAGTTTCAACAAAGTGTGGATGTCGAGACACATTTCTGGGGCTGTTTGGCTGAGGGGGAATATTCTGGTGCCTCAGATTCCCAGGGAAAGAGCAGCCTCTCCTGTCGCAGAAAACAGGCCTCATGGGAGTTGGGCCGCAGAGCCGGGACACACTGTCGCGAGCAGAGAAACTGGCCatggattctctcttctgctctcatGGCACCACGAGTGGCTGTTTGGTTTTGGAGGAAGATTCACGTCATTCTTCAGGATGATTCCATGGAAGAGCCGGGCTATGAGGCCTCCATGCATGTCCACATCAAGAtgggttaaaagaaaaagtgggcATTTATACACCCGTCACTACCTTTCCACATGGGCAGAATAGAGGCCCTTGTGTTTAGTTCTCACTGTCAACAGAAGAGGCAAACCTCATTACTGCAGTGTCATGGTTGTTTTAATCacttttgcaattatttttctgCCTGGATTGGAATTTTCTCACTTGCTATCTCATCACAGTATTAAAATTTTGTGGTGTTTTTGGAAAAAGTTGTCTTGGGTTTGGGAATCACAATTACATCAGTGTTTTGATTACAGCAGCAGAGGAATCTAATGGTTGGGTGTGCTATCTGTCGTTGAGACCAACAATCCTTCCACGTTGGTCAAGGAAAgtgctctctgtgtgtgtcttgaTTAGCATTTGTATTTACATGATTGAATGTGCaaatactgaaattttatatTCCATGTAATAGATTTGTAATGTTTAGTAAAAAGTACAGTGGGAATGAGCACTAGATTCTAGAATGAGTGGTTTAGTGTGGCTGGTCTGATAGCAATTGATCTGATAGTGCTTGTTTCACTGTGCTTAGTTCATGAACGTTCTCTTAGCTGttaacatatgtatattttttgatATGTGTGTTATAGTtcaataaaaaattgaaagaagtcATCATTTAGTTCCTTCTTTTTCATCGTATTTAAGGCTGAAATTCCTTAGGAATTTGCACGAGTGCACTTGGACAAAATGTGGAGGTAGCAGATTGTTCTAACGGCGGAAGGTTTAAGGACGCTAGAAGCGGAAGGAGGTAGCCTACTGCTCCTCACATTCACCTTGACGATTATTTCATGGAGTCGATATGACATTAATCATAATCACGAGTGTGATTCAAATAATGAAGAGCATCGTAGGAAACATTAAGGGTTTGGAAATCATTTTCCTCCTAACCGGTGAtgtgtttccccatctctcttgtCAAAAGCAAGAGCAACAAGCAGAGGAAAactgcataaaaatgaaaagatcccAGGACACCCTTGATGCATAGCTCTGGAATATTATCTTGACGTCTTGAAAGTGAGGAGCAATGTCAAATGCCTCTgtttacaaatgtcttttttAGAACACTTTTACTTGCATGAATTCACTGAAGCTTCAGAGCAAAAGACAGGTGAGATAGGGTAGAAGGTGGGAATTGTAATGTTTCAAATGAGGAAGAATGCAGGCTGCACAGCCTAGGTCATAGCTCCGCCAGAGCTTCTGACTCTGGTTCAGTTCTGTCTTCTGTGTTCTTTGAGTATTCGACATTAGATATTTATTACATAGATGAGAATAAAGGTTGTCCCACAAAAAGCACCCACAACCTTTTATTGAGTGTCCATTCCCTATGAAGCAGAATGCTGGGTGCCTGGACAGTGAAGAGAATCCACAAATCCTTTCTAATTAATTGAATCTCTCCTTCCAGCCAGATCCTTTGCTTTCTGAGGTTAGATGCGGGGACGAGGGGggcttaaaatttatttatttatttacatataacatattgtttgtttcaggggtacaggtctgtgaatcatcaggcttacacaattcacagcatgccccatagcacataccctccctagtgtccatcacccaatgaCCCTATACCTccagcaactgtcagtttgtttcttgagattaagagtctcttattgtttgtctccctctctggtttcatcttatttcatttttccctcccttcccctatgatcctctgtcttgtttctcaaattcctcatattggtgagatcatatgatacttgtctttctctgactgacttattaggcttagcataataccctctatttctagccacattgttgcaaatggaaagatatcatttttgatggctgaataatattccattttatatatacaccacatcttctttatccattcatctattgatggatacctaggctcttcccatagtttggctgttgtggacattgctggtataaacattggggtgcacgtgcctctttggatcattacatttgtatctttggagtaaatacccagtcgtgtgattctgggtcatagggtagctgtattctcaactttttgagaaaacttcatgctgttttccagagtggctgcaccagcttgcattcccaccaacagtgtaggagggttcccctttctccacatcctcgccagcatcagTCATTTCCATGGcatcagccattctgactggtgtgaggtggtatctcactgtggttttagtgtgtatttccctgatgccaactGATGTTGACcatgggtctgctcaggtttctgtttcttcctcgttcagttatggtagtttatatgtctctaggaatgcatccatttcttccagattgtcaaattcgCTGGagtatatttgctcataatatgttcttataattgtatttctttggtgttggttgtgatctctcctccttcattcatgattttaataatttgggtcatttctcttttctttttgataagtcttgccagggttttatcaatcttattctttcaaagaaccagctcctagtttcgttggcCTGTTCtaatattcttttggtttctatttcattgatttctgctctgatctttattatttctcttctcctgtggggtttaggctttctttgctgttttttctccagctcctttaggtgtagggttagattgtatatttgagacctttcttgtttcttgagaaaggcttgttttgctatgtactttcctctcaggactgcctttgctgtgtcccaaagattttgagcagttgtgttttcattttcatttgtttccatgatttttttttttttagttctttaatttcctggttgacccattcattctttagtatgaCACTCTTTAGCCTccttgtatttgggttcttttcaactttcctcttgtggttgagttgtAGTTTCAGAGCAttctggtctgaaaatatgcagggaatgatcccagtatTTTGGTATTGGCTGAGACCTAtcttgtgacccaggatgtgatctattctggagaatgttccatgtgcactagagaa
The window above is part of the Mustela erminea isolate mMusErm1 chromosome 17, mMusErm1.Pri, whole genome shotgun sequence genome. Proteins encoded here:
- the LOC116576610 gene encoding lymphotactin-like translates to MRPLLLALLGVCLLSDFLVEGVGSEVLEKSFCVSLTTKRLPIKNIKTYTIKEGPMRAVILITRRGFKICADPQADWVKKAIEGVDKSTRRNVKQTKPTGAQYSTNTAVTPTA